TCTTCTATTCTAGTGCTTAATTTATTCGACTTACACTCCTCTGTCCAGACATTATTTCCAAAGTCCTGGTTCTCTGGCAAACTCCTctcctttatgtttttttagaGATCAAAGGCCTTACATGGAGTCTTTTTCTGATAGTACCAACATACGCTTTCATTTCAACAGTAGCAAGAACCCACCTCAGATGTGACTATGACAATTTCAGACTTTGGGGACATTTTAgaataaattagaaaagaaatgtCCTTTACGAGCCCCCGCAGTGGGGAATTTCAGGTGCatcagcagcaaagtgacaggtGGTTGATGCATGTAGGTTCACAAAGGGACAAAAATATAGcatgtgcaaaaaaattaaaaatagcataCTGTACGGTTCAAAGGAGTGTGTAACTAAGAacgcattttttaaaatgtcaaatttgtgCATATtatccataaaaaaaacaactgtttacAATAAATGAGAAAGAAAGTGTGCGAACAACAGAGATGTGGAAATCACAGCACAAATCTTAATTTGAAATTAGTTTACTGGGAGCAGTGATGGTTTTAGAGTTTAGCAGCTGTTAACTCGCCCTTCTGTTCAATACTCAATTCAAGGATAACATGATCAATTATTTACACCCATTAGGGGAGTTGTAGCATGTTGTCTACTTAATATGGCTCAGTGGAACGTCCTTGATCTTATGTATGAACAGATGTGATAGATGCTGATCGTTAttttgtatgaaaatatttctctttagCAAATTAAAAAACGCATGGCAccatgtgtatttaaaaaaaaagaaataattaaacaaatgaaaagatgTTTCAAAGCAACGGGAGATCTGTTGCATCTCCTTATAATTTCAATATAAGTTTTGCTTCCCAGTGTCATTTTCCAATTATGGAAAGGAGGCATGTGCAGAGTTTCCATAATGCCCAAAAAGTCTAAGGTAAAAAAAGGTTTCCACAAACCCCAATCTTTCCTTCTTCATACTATACTTGAGCACCAGTGCCTTAATGCAAACACTGATGCTTTCCTAAAATTGTCTTAATGTTATAGCTTCGTAGACAAAGAGTACTCCAGATCTAACTGAATGTATCTTGTGccaaatttgaatgttttcaattGGGGCTTAATCTGATTACATAAATGTAATCAGATTACATAAATGCAATCAGATTAAGACTGCATTTGATTACGTTATGCTGGCTGTGAATTTGCTCTTTACAAAAATGATGTATTGTGCATATACGGTGGTGGTTCAAATTATTcacttgaattaaatgaatagcaaaatcaagaaataaaacatgagctCTGATGCATAACTGGGATTATGTCATTCATTAGTGAACAACGCTAACATGTGATGTGTCATGTGAACACTTATAGAGAGCAGAACTTGTCATTTCCACTGGAGTAAAGAAAAGTCAGATAACATACCGTGCCATTAAGCTGAGTTCTGCACAGGTGAATGATCTTTGTATGATTTTATGGATTTTTCTACCTGCCATTCTTgtttaatgtttacatttaactTCAATGTCTACCTGAATGTATGTTTTAACCAACAGGTGAAATACAACTGGTTTTGAGAACTCTTCAGCATGTTAAATGTGTCACAGTCTGAGTCTAACATGACAACAGCAAGTCAGAACCAGGATCTGTTGAGGATAGTACTAATTTCCACCCTGTCTACAGTTccatcatttgtttttctctacaTTAATGGGACCATTCTGTTCACGCTGAGGAGTAAACCTGTGTTTCGTGACACCTGTCGTTACATTCTACTCTACAACCTTCTTCTGGCAGACACTGTCCAGCTGGCGCAGAGTCAAGTGCAGTTCTTACTGTCAGTGTGCAGAGTCAAACTGGCTTATTCGCTGTGTACTGTTCTTAGCATGATTGCCAATGTTACGACTGGGATTTCTCCCCTCACACTGGTGGTAATGCCATTAGAGAGATATGTGGCTGTGTGCTACCCACTGAGGCACTCTTCCATCATCACCGTCAGAAACACAACTGTAGTAATCATTGCAATTTGGGCCGTCAGTTCACTGAACAATCTCACTCGTGTTCTGTTGTTTCTAGAGTTTTCATTAGATAAAATAGAGAGTTGGCAAACAGAAGACGTTTGTTCTCGTATAGCTTTGGTGCTTGGTGCTGTAACTGCAGAATATGACAGGGCCTATATATGTGTTGTGTTTGTATCAGCTGGTGTTGCTACAACTTTCTCCTATGTTAGTGTCATTATAGCAGCCAGGTCAGCCTCCACAGATAAAGCTTTAGCTCATAAGGCCCGTAACACCCTGCTGCTGCACCTGGTTCAACTTGGCCTGAGTCTTTCCTCAACTATTAATAACCCACTCATTATAGCTCTTTCAAAAATTCTAACAACAGTGGCATTTTTATGGGTtcagaatgttttttatgtttgttttattatcttcCCCAGATGTTTGAGTTCTCTGATCTACGGGCTAAGAGATCAGACCATCAGACCTGTTCTTTTGTATTATCTGTGTTGTCGACTGAAAGTTAAAATCAGCGGCTAGtagtttttgaaacatttatgtcTTTCTGGATTCTGGACGCACAAGGTCCAGGATCCACTTGGACAATGGGTTTGTTGCCGTCAAAGGAAAACGGGGCAGTTCACCACCAGATATTATCTTCTACAACCCAAAATAAGACATTGGCaggttaaaaagaaactttcagAGTTATGTCTGGAACAAAgatgttttctatttatattttcccttataaatattttcatcttaagttttcaagaaaataagaataaggtttaatattgaaaataaaattgacagGCAATATAGAAGTACCTGTCATGTTCACGAACATCATGATCTCCATTGTGACAATATCTTTGCTTTAAGTGAAAGTTGTGTGATGTTACTTTAAAATCTAACTCAAACACaagaatatttctttttcatgtatATCAGTTACTTAATTTAACACCTGAACtttgaattgttgtttttttttcaaattattttgaatgaaacagccctataaataaaatatgtatctTGCTAACTATCAGTAACAGTTTTGCCTTAATATACTAGCTTAAGgtatttacacagaaaatcTTAACAGAATGTGATCTaataattttactttagaaagaaaatacaaagtgaAAGGCCTAATTAACATTCCCCTGAGATCCGTGTGcagtttgttctttttccaaacaaataattgtcaattccttgttttaaaactaaagcAAACAAATGTCAATAGCAAAAACAGAGAAGACAAGTCAAATCAAAgacaagttttatattttgttggtATACTATTGGGGACCAAGCAGAACCAGAAATCATGATGAGAACTTTAGGCGCATTATGTTTCCACTTAGCACTTAAACACCCCAAATCTCACCATGATATGTCTGAGGGAGTCAGCATTGAGAATGAGTTGGGTAAAGCTTTATGACACTGGAGTCTCCATGTCACAACTAAGGTTGTGAACAAACTCTTTTTTTGGTGACTTCTGTCATTTCCAATGTCGctacatattaaaacaattgcatatttttactttgGATTAGGAGCCAAAAATCTAATTCTATggattttagtttatttatttaggttttgaaaacaaaaaacccccaaaataacatagttatttctttcttttttgtgattCTGTTTGGAAATGGAGAAACTAAAGAACAAACCATACAAAGATTTTCAAACTAAAGTAATTTGGTCTTTAGGCGGATGAGTGACCATCCTAGAGAAATTTGTTCAATGTGTAAATAGAATTCAAAATTGCTTTACAATGCAGCTGTCACTTTTGAATAGTGGAAGCTGCATTTGATGATTTGAATAGTATTTTTGCTGTGCTACCTTTACCTGAGCTGCTGCTATGTCTTTAATGTTCATCTCATCACTGTTTCTACTCTGTGTTTTCATGAAAATGTTATCAACGTTGTCTCttgaaagataaataaaaacctgttaaCTTCATTATCTGGCAAATTATGTTTATTGTGATCTATGATGTGGCCTAAGAatatcaaattatcaatcacaacacatttttgtatttttgagaactttttttatatctcttgaaaattgtttttatttggtaaaagaAAGATGATCAAATGAGgttttaattgaaattattaaaaaaggtaaaactgACAAAAGCATAAGGAAATCAAATCAtcaatgtttataatttttatacttgatggggttttttttatacctCTTGATGATTACCAACACATGTTcttgtttggttaaaaaaaaatcaatgcataaaaataaagttatcgTCTTAGTAAATTATTTAACcatatttaagtatttaaaattatttccacaAGAGCATTTGAACCTTTATGTAATTGATTCCCTATTTGTTAAGCATTGCTTGGCCTTTTGtcaagttttatttcattaaatttgacCGTTATTGGTGATACAATTACGCCATTCTTATTGTAGAGTAATTGTTTCATCCTTACCAtcagaaagtcttttttttcttttgaacaactCTTTTGTTAGAgctttttgttatttcaaaagCCACACCAATTTCATCCATTCAAGGCTCAATAAGAAAGTAACTAAATACAATAAGCATTGGACTTTTTGACTTCTTATTATAAAAAACATGCAAGTCCAAAAACAAATGGTGTTTGATGGCATCCATCAGAAATGTGCTTGCTGGTTGAACTGTGCATAGAACATCTAGAAGCCATGTTTATATTGACATAGTTTCTTTGGTTTGCATCTATTGTTTGCATTCTGTACTGAGATGCTGCAttccttaaaggggcagtattatgtaaaaatgacttttttgagcttacATCAAAAAAGAATGCaacatacttggagtgttgctttgatacattgatgcatgtttgagaaaccgGAACCTGCAGGTCCATGGGAACCAGACTGTTTCTGCACGGTTTACAATACCTTGTCATTGGTCCTGGTACAAAACCCAGGTGTTGCCTGTCTGACGAAGTCTGTTCATGCATTCCCATGCTGATAGAggcaagctactggatagtAGACACCACTGCCCTGGGGCACACCAACACAGGTGAGACTGCCATGTACTGGAACCACCTGGCAAGGCTGGCAAAGTGTCTTGCACGAGGAGATAATGACAGAGGGAATGGGGATCGAACCGGCAACCTAACGTTTGTGGGACAAAGTTCTAGAAACTCCATACAATACAAATGAGTAAGATAAGCAGAGCTGACCAACTCTGAGCCAACTCTCCAAACACTATACTCCCCACCCCCATGAACCTCAAAATGAATTGTCCCGCATGGCCAAACCAAACAGCATACAAGTATTAAACAAATGACCCCAAACACAAATGCTGTGGTCTGGAAGTGACCACAGCCTGGGGCTGGTAACACAGGAAGAAGTGCAGGGCACCCTGCCAACTCCACACCTTGAACCCAGACACACCTAACCATGACAGCTGCACCTCATCTGACCAGCCCCCCCCAACCTACCCCACTATACAAACACAATACGTTCCTGCCACAAAGTGAAGCCACACTACCAAGAACTGAAATCCAAAAATCCAAGCTTAtccaggaaaatgaaaacaccAGCCTTGGCCTCAATCAACATCCCACTCCAGCCCAGGACTTGATCAGATGGCCCACTCCTACTCCTTCCAATCCCAAATGGAAAAACGAGGAATAAGGGCATGGAAAGACCTCAAGTGACCCAAATGTGGCGATGATGTGTGTTGCATTTCACTAAACTAAACTCAGCTGTTGGGTTTGATACAAAGCTGGGGAAGTGGAATTGCATCATCATGTTACTGGTCTGATGACATTCTGCCATGTGATGCATCAGGTGAGAATAAAATGAGTGCAGAGGACATAAATCAAAAGTGAGACAAAGGAAACTCTATAGACAAGCTCTGCCCATATGGAAACTGGCTCCTAGTGGAGAGGTACCTACATAGCTGAAGGCTTCTTTaaggggaaagaaaataaacaggcatggtttttaaaatctattagaatctacatttttttaagaaacgtgacatcaaaatgtaattttttttaaattatgctgCAAAATGTCTTTTGTCTCTCAGTCTCAATCTAACGTTTCTATTGAGTTTGATGACGTTGGGTTACTAGAAAGAATGATCACATTTGCTCTGTCCACAATCCCATGCTGTGTGTTTCTCTTCATTAATGGAACCATTTTGTTCACTCTGAGGAGTAAATCTGTTTTTCGTGACACCTGTAGATATATTCTGTTGTTTAACCTCCTTCTTGCAGATACTGCACAGTTAGTAGTATCTCAGGTTCTGTTTCTACTTTCTGTTTGCAGAATTACACTAACATATCCTGTTTGTGGCATGCTAACTGTTTTAGGTATTCTCACAAATGTAATCTCTCCTCTAACGCTGATGGTGATGTCTCTGGAGCGGTGTGTAGCTGTGTGCCTCCCGTTGAGACATGCTATGATTGTCACCATCAGAAACACGAGGCTGGCAATTATTGCAGTTTGGACTTTGAGTTCATTACATAATATCTTTCGTGGTATTTTGctattagatttttcttttgaagacCTAGGTAGTCTACAAATGAAAGAGTTATGCTCTGATCGCATAATGCAGCTTGGATCCAGGTCTAAAGTTTATGATAATGCTTTCACTGGTATCCTTTTTgcttcagcagccattgtagtCATTTCTTCCTATGTTGGTGTAATAATAGCAGCCAGGTCAGCATCTACAGGAAAAGCTTCAGCTCTGAAGGCTCGTAATACATTGATGCTACATTTAGTGCAATTATGCCTCAGTTTGTCTTCAACTATTTATAACCCAATGCTTGTAGCTCTTATAAAAATTGTTCAAAGTGAATGGTTTCAACGATTAAATAGATTTCTTTATATATTAATGATTATATTCCCCAGATGCTTGAGTTCTTTAATTTATGGCCTTAGAGATCAAACTATCAGACCTATTCTTCTGGTCCATCTAGGTTGCcaactaaaacataaaactgttgcAGTCAGTGGTTGAAAGTTCAGCTTCTGTCAAACTCTTCATGACTGTGAAAGAAAACTAAGACAGTTACAGTCATCAGCTTTATTGGTGTCTTAGAGTGaaaattgtgttaaaatataatttttttaaatcactgaaaattataatgcaatgttttactgtttagtATAATGCATATAAGCTAGAAGAGCACAAATAAGACTGGGACGAATCTAGGAGGCAGCACAAGAATCTGTGGAGGCATAACAATTCAACAGATCATATTTATAAAAGAAGTATGTTGAAACAAATGTCATCttgaattcaaataaaaaaatgtggtatacacatttatgtctgtaaatgtaacaataaaaaagaggaacatGAATTTTAAAGAAGAGTCTCATCACCCTTTTATTCTACCAACGTGACGGAGCAGAGGCTTTGTGTATAAAAGTGCACAACTTTCATACTGAAATTCTATGGCAGGGAGAAATTATAAAACTTAGAAcgatacaaaaaaatgtatttacagcTAATAATAATAGATTTGATTTAAGAGGTGCCCTTTATTGCATACAAGATaatctttacaaaaaataaaaacaaactaaaatctaaacaattaaaatactaacaaaagaaaatttagaGATCATAGTGAAAATGCTTGTTAGAACAGATGTGATTTCAGCCAGAACTTAAAAACAGCATTGAATGGAGGAAACAATTATTCCACAGTGTGAAGTAATAAAGTTCAACCAAGCCAAAGGCCGCTATGTTGTTTGGCACATTTTCACATCACATAAGCTGCACATTTaaagaacccaccatgcacagggagaatatgccaactccatgcagaaagaccccaggccgggCATCGAATCCAGGACCTCCTAGCTGCGAGGCAACAGGGCTACCAACTGTTCTGCCCAATATTACAGCTTAACAGCTTGAAATAGGCCCCTGTCTCTTCAACCTTAAAAGATGGAGTCATTTACACCCAATAGGTTTTTTACTCTGTGCACGTCTGGCAGGGTTGCACTAACCCTGTATACGGTTTTACAaggtttattttgtgtgtgggGTTTTGGAAACTGATGGTACAACCAACCTACTTCCCCGATGTCTGAATGTGACATTTGACGCACTCCTCCTGAGTGTCAAGCTAAGACTGTGGGAGggttaagaagctcctactctttccaacactccacCTTCAATACATCATCACATTCCAGTGATGTTCCACTGgaatgtgcagttccaccaggtgtttgctaattgctgctactgctagtctggtggagctgagcAGGGGAGGCACAGGGAAGGGGTGCTCTGTGAGGAAGAAGCTTAGCTAGACTCTGCAGCTATAAAGCAGAGCTTTGGGTAAATCCCCCCACACCCAATGAACAGTGAACCCCACAACAAATGACACAGTGGGCTGACCGGCCAGTCACCACACGCCGCCCGCAGCCATGCCGACCCCTCCCTGCTGTAATCCACTCCTCCTCCAGGTCTCCAATCCCTAATGGCAAAGAGAGAGCAGGAGTATGGAAAGACCCCAGGCCTCCCTCTGTCAGCTCAAATGTGGCGTTGGTGTGTTTTATATTTCACCAAATCAGTATTTCTCAATTGTGCTCCTCATGGACCACTaccctgcatattttagatgcACCTCTGTTCCAAAACAGCTGATTCAAACGATTGCATGACCTTCTATGGATCCATCAAGTGATGCAGATGGCTGTTAGTCACTCATTTATTCAGGTCTGGTGtatggcagaagggaaacacctaaaacctGCAGGGCAGTGGTCCCTGAGGACCAGAACAGAGAAACAGTGCACTAAATAAaaccgcgttcggggaaaagcggctcgatcgtttccgatctattgaaaatggCCCTttacactgggtgtttgcagggcttgtccaaggtaacagttaatgatgtacatcgatccaaagccccaacaagtaagctggagaatggttttaagatgttcgcctcgttatacgttcacagatacgaaggtgagttttacttttgtCAAGCTGGAAAAAATCTAAGACCAGGTTTCAAAGACAGAGAAGAAACGCAGCTTTATTAAATTCAAAACACCTGCAGGCGGAGAGAATGCACACAGTTAGACTGTCAGACAAATGAATAAACTgattaataaaagtaataacactgtgaatatttatttcattttacactttctttaaactttgtggctaacattctttagcttatgctagtaggcaatattctcggacatttttcttgtaaaaatgtgctatttaagtatctaaacattttaatccattctaacagacaatgtttttaccttgttttcaagtatattacgtgtgtttattgtcgttagtgtcagagaccaagtaacaggattttacggttcaggctttttgcttctgaagcctgaggaacaacaagcccatagcttaacagtggagcagctctggtgtcggagttctagttcagctgactgttcaggttcaaagttgttgcttttagaaaaatatggccgtgttccttaaggtctccgtgttatttcgttttattagttttgcatgcttcttgtgaagcaggacggtgtttacagcagtgtgtacaggcggatcagttgctcggctgtctggctctggtctgctctctcgttcccataaactctcttttcaggctgaatacagaagtgattccatggaaataacacaggaggctcctttaccttcttctttaggctgaagaagttgatccggagtgaagtgaaggctgtaaactttgctgtgtgGTGTTAACTTTAACTGGTAGagacgaatatttacaagccaccgtcttcttaattcaggatctCTTGggaatccatgaaaacttaaaagcccattatattaggaagacagcaatgttcataatattgttttatttacgtctgaaataagactttgtcttttctatctgtcatggtaactcaaagcagaaaaaagagagccgcatttgcgcatgcgttTGTGACGTAAGcgcagcaggtgcaaagagctCATAGGGCTTGTACCTGCCCAACTTGACACAAAGTTGGGGAGGTACAATCGCATCACCGTATACTGATTAAAGGACATAAATCAAAAGTGGGATAAAGGAAACTCTATAGACAAGCTCTGCCCATATGGAAATGCAAACTGGCTTCTAGTGGTGGGGTACCTACATAGGTGAATTCATTCTAGAATTGCGCTGCAGAGGGTAGAAGCAAGTTGGAATGGCTCTTTGGGATTGATAAAGTACTTTTCAAGCTTTGAATTTCAATTGAAGGGGTTTTTGGAAGATAAAcagatatgttttatttaaacaaaatctgatAGCCTAAGTTTTTCAGCAAAAGTGTCATGAAAATATTTGCCTGAATTCTGCAAAATGTCTTTTGTCTCTCAGCCTCGGTCTAACATTTCTATTCAGCTTGATGATGTTGGGTTACTGGAAAGAATGACCACCTTTGCTCTGTCCACAATCCCatgctgtttgtttctctttattaaTGGAACCATTTTGTTCACTCTGAGGAGTAAATCTGTTTTTCGTGACACCTGTCGGTATATTCTCCTGTTTAACCTCCTTCTAGCAGATACTGCGCAGTTAGCAATATGTCAGGTTCTGTTTCTACTTTCTGTTTGCAGAATTACACTAACATATCCTGTTTGTGGAATGCTAACTGGTTGTGCCAGTATCACAAGTGTAACCTCTCCTCTAACGCTGATGGTGATGTCTCTGGAGCGGTGTGTAGCTGTGTGTTTCCCTTTGAGACATGCTATGATTGTCACCATCAAAAACACGAGGCTGGCAATTGTTGCCGTTTGGACTTCCAGTTCTTTACATAATATCTTTCGCGTTATTTTGCTGTTGgattttccttttaaagatCTAGACAGTCTACAAATGACAAATTTATGCAATGAATTCAATATGCTGCTTGGATCCAGGTCTAAAGTTTATGATAATGCTTTCACTGGGTTCTTGTTTgcttcagcagccattgtagtTATTTCTTCCTATGTTGGTGTAATAATAGCAGCCAGGTCAGCATCTACAGGAAAAGCTTCAGCCTTGAAGGCTCGTAATACATTGATGCTACATTTGGTGCAATTATGCCTCAGTTTGTCCTCAACCATTTACAACACCTTGCTTGTAGCGATTATGAAAATTATTCAAAGTGTTGGGTTTATgcgattaaataaatttctttatgttttaattattttatttcccagATGCTTAAGTTCTTTAATTTATGGCCTTAGAGATCAAACTATCAGACCTATTCTTCTGGGCCATCTAGGTTGTCatcaaaaactcaaaactgtTGCAGTCAGTGGGTGAAAAGTTCAGCTTCAGTTATGGTCTTTATATGTGTGAAATAAAGATAGTTACACAGTCAACGGATTTATTATGGATTCACCTAGAGAAACTCACAAGTGTTTATCTTTAGCAGCAGTGTCTTCAtaggtctgcctaaaaacacatgaatccagaatgctgctgctgtcattctgactaaaaccaggaagatcgAGCACATCGCCCAGTTCCAAAGTTCTTCcactgagagaatagactttaagaTATTGTTGGTAGTTTAgaaatcactgaacggtttagcaacaaaatacattaaatatctgccgttgttgtatcaaccttccagacctctcaggtcttctggttctgctctccatccccagaaccagaaccaaacatggagaagctaaattcagcttctatgcaccactgaaatgaaaaagttgCTGCTTAGATATCTATATTCTTTTTGCATCATATTTTAGCCTGTTCATTTTTCACTATTGACTATGATGTTTTCTTGTCTATGACGTCACCACATTTGCTATGAAACTGCTAAACAAGGTCATGACTTCCAGCTAATCGGTTTTATGAACAcgccattttttttaaattgcaaagATTCCTAACTTTTGGATCAGACATACtaatgattaaatattaaaggaaaataGTTTCATTTGAATAAGTTGTGATGTTTGTGAAGAATTTTGAAGAGAATATAAACCATATACTATTGACTAACTTGAGAAAGGGTGAGATTGTTCCATGATTAATGCAGAACTCAATGGAGGGTTAAATGACAAACTCATCTGAGGGACAAGAGAAGCCTGTGTATTAGTATTAAAGGATCTGACTTAATATTAACTACTGATTAATTCATTTACCTGTAGGGCTGCGACTGTTGAAAATGTCTGCAGCAAAAACTGACCCATCCAAGGCTATATAGTAAAAACTGACTAATCAAACATCAGTGGACAATATCCCAGCAGTAGGAGAAGAGGCCCTCAGGGCCACAGTGGGCTGAAGAGACAGAAGATGCCTTGCCTATGAGATTCATCCCCAGAGTTCCCTTGTAAGACATTACTGTTTAAATAAGCATAGAAAATTGTAGAAGAGTGCAGACCTTCGGTCATTTAAGTCACAACTGACCGGTGGCCAAAGCCCGAAGTTAGTAAAACCGgtgacactttatttgacgaggtgtgaataagactgacatgactctgtcataaacatgttcATAACACCTGCTATGAACATGAAAGAGTCTTTATGAatctttgactgttttcatgAAGTGTCATTAGGTAAA
This region of Xiphophorus hellerii strain 12219 chromosome 11, Xiphophorus_hellerii-4.1, whole genome shotgun sequence genomic DNA includes:
- the LOC116728717 gene encoding odorant receptor 131-2-like, producing the protein MLNVSQSESNMTTASQNQDLLRIVLISTLSTVPSFVFLYINGTILFTLRSKPVFRDTCRYILLYNLLLADTVQLAQSQVQFLLSVCRVKLAYSLCTVLSMIANVTTGISPLTLVVMPLERYVAVCYPLRHSSIITVRNTTVVIIAIWAVSSLNNLTRVLLFLEFSLDKIESWQTEDVCSRIALVLGAVTAEYDRAYICVVFVSAGVATTFSYVSVIIAARSASTDKALAHKARNTLLLHLVQLGLSLSSTINNPLIIALSKILTTVAFLWVQNVFYVCFIIFPRCLSSLIYGLRDQTIRPVLLYYLCCRLKVKISG
- the LOC116728685 gene encoding odorant receptor 131-2-like; its protein translation is MSFVSQSQSNVSIEFDDVGLLERMITFALSTIPCCVFLFINGTILFTLRSKSVFRDTCRYILLFNLLLADTAQLVVSQVLFLLSVCRITLTYPVCGMLTVLGILTNVISPLTLMVMSLERCVAVCLPLRHAMIVTIRNTRLAIIAVWTLSSLHNIFRGILLLDFSFEDLGSLQMKELCSDRIMQLGSRSKVYDNAFTGILFASAAIVVISSYVGVIIAARSASTGKASALKARNTLMLHLVQLCLSLSSTIYNPMLVALIKIVQSEWFQRLNRFLYILMIIFPRCLSSLIYGLRDQTIRPILLVHLGCQLKHKTVAVSG
- the LOC116728855 gene encoding odorant receptor 131-2-like codes for the protein MSFVSQPRSNISIQLDDVGLLERMTTFALSTIPCCLFLFINGTILFTLRSKSVFRDTCRYILLFNLLLADTAQLAICQVLFLLSVCRITLTYPVCGMLTGCASITSVTSPLTLMVMSLERCVAVCFPLRHAMIVTIKNTRLAIVAVWTSSSLHNIFRVILLLDFPFKDLDSLQMTNLCNEFNMLLGSRSKVYDNAFTGFLFASAAIVVISSYVGVIIAARSASTGKASALKARNTLMLHLVQLCLSLSSTIYNTLLVAIMKIIQSVGFMRLNKFLYVLIILFPRCLSSLIYGLRDQTIRPILLGHLGCHQKLKTVAVSG